The following is a genomic window from Lysinibacillus sp. G4S2.
AAATGCATTGATCGGGCCGTACAAGCCGAAAATCCCGATAAAAGCATATGTCTTTAACAAAAGATTAATCCAAGAAGGAATAATTATTAGTAAAAGCCAAAGCTGCTTATGTTTCGTTTTAGTTAAAAAATAAGCTGTTGGATACGAAATAAGTAACGTAAAGAACGTAATTAAAAACGCATACCAGAATGAACTTAATGTCATTTTTAGATACACAGAAGAAAAGAACGCTTTATAGTTATCGAGCGTGAAATTGCCATGTATATCTAGTAGGGAATAGTAAACAACAAGTGCAATTGGCGCGATAACAAACAATGCAATCCATAAAACATATGGAAATAAAGCTGATTTAGATGTCTTAGTTTGCATCTTCGTCTTCTCCATATGCTTCTAAACGTTTATCGAACTCTTCTTCTGTCTCATTTAAACGCATTACATGAATGGCTTCTGGATCAAAGTCTAAGCCAATTTCTGTCCCTACTTCAGCTTTTTTCAATGAATGTACGAGCCATTCATTTCCATCTTTGTCATACGTGGATAATTCATAATGCACCCCACGGAACAATTGAGTATCAACTTTCACGACAAGTTTACCTTTATCGATTGTTGTCATTTCCAAATCCTCTGGGCGAATGACAATATCGATTTTTTCATTTGGCTTCATTCCTTGGTCGACACATTCAAAAACTTTACCGGCAAATTCTACTTTGAAATCTTCAATCATTACGCCAGGAACAATATTTGATTCACCAATAAAATCAGCAACGAAGCGGTTAATCGGTTCATCATAAATATCTACGGGTGTACCTGATTGTTGAATTTCACCTTCACTTAAGACAAATATTTCATCACTCATAGCAAGTGCTTCTTCCTGATCGTGTGTGACGAAGACGAATGTTTTCCCAAGTCGTTGTTGTAATTCTCGTAGTTCATACTGCATTTCAGTACGTAGTTTTAAATCTAATGCAGAAAGAGGCTCATCTAGTAAAATCACTTCAGGATCATTCACAATCGCACGAGCAATTGCAACACGTTGACGTTGACCACCAGACATCTCTGAAATTTCACGATTGCCGTAGCCTGCTAGGTTTACGAATTTTAGTGCCTCGGTAACACGATCTTTAATTTCATTTTCAGGAAGTTTTTTAATGCGAAGTCCAAATGCTACATTTTCAAAAACATTCAAATGAGGAAATAGCGCATAATCCTGAAAAACAGTGTTTACTTGGCGTTCATTTGCTGGCACTGAGTTGATTTTTTTATCGTGAAAATAGATTTCTCCTGTCGTCGGTTCTGTGAAACCAGCAATAATACGTAAAATCGTTGTTTTACCACAACCAGAAGGACCTAGTAGTGTATAGAACTTCCCTTTTTCTAGCTCCAAGTTAATGTTTTTTAAGACGACCGTGCCGTCATTAAAGGACTTTGAAACATTTTCAAAGCGGATAATTGAATTCGTTGTCATAGATGCGCCTCCTTAAGCTATAAATATGAATCCGTTGCGACGAGTAAAATTTTTGTTTCCGCAGCATGTGCGTTAAAAATTTGATGATGATCTGTCGCATCAAAATAGAGAGCATTGCCTTCACTTGCTATATACTGTTCATCTCCTAAAACGAGACGAATACGCCCTTTGACAATATAAATAAATGTTTCCGAGAGCGAGGGTTCAAAATGTTTGAACTCGCCATCAGCAGCAAGTGTCAAGAATATTGGCTCCATCTCTTTTTCATTAGATGTAGGAATAAGCCATTGGATTTCATATTTTTTTTCTTCGTCTGTATATGTGGATTGATCTTCTTCTGTATATACAACCTTTTGTTCAGGTACTTCATCATCGAAAAATTCTTTTGGTGTTGACCCTAAAACTTCTAATATTGAAAATAGCGTTTCAATGGAAGGGGAATTAAGATCACGCTCTAATTGTGAAATATACCCCTTACTTAAATCTGTACGTTCTCCAAGTTCCTCTTGGGTAAGACCTTTTTTTAAACGAAGCCCTTTGATTTTTGCTCCTATTTGCATCTTTTCCCTCCTAGAAGAAGTTTAGCAATCATAAACTTTTGAAATATGAAGTTTACTTTAACGAAACTTTTAGTTTACTAAAACCATTACAATTATACATAATAATAAAGAATTTGCAATCGTTTTTTATGAAAAAAAAGTAGATAAAATTTTTAGAAATTATACATAAATGACGCGTGTAAAAAATGGCTCATCATCAAAAGTTTTGGAGGACATTTTCCGTGTATATAGGTCGATGATTCGTTCCAGTTGGGCGACAACTTGGAGATTAGCGTCATGGATGAGACTTTGGAGCGAGCAAGTAGAGGAACGAAAGCTAAAAGTATCACGTCTTGTGATAACGCCTTCGTGACTAACGTCGTTTTGGCCCAAGCGGCTCATTGGACCCTCTAGGAAGCTTGCTCTGCGCGAAAGCGAAGCGACAGCAACAAATGTTTTAACTGTGCGAAAGCGAAGCGACAGCAACAAATGTTTTAACTGTGCGATGTAGCTTTATAAAAAAGTTTGATCATTTATTATAAAGATTGATAATTTGTAATAAAGTTTGATTAAAAAAATCTCACCTCTATAGATTTTTAGAGGTGAGGTTTTATGATTGGAAATTTGTGATAATATCACTTTGAGATTGTGAAGAAATGTACTGTGCGAAACGTTTCCTTATAAGTGCCAAAGCACGAAATAGGAGGATTGCTGAAAGGCAAGTGTCGACAGGGGGAAAAGCTGGCGATAATTTCAAAGGCTTACCTATCTGTATGAAGAAGAAAATGTAATTTATATTAATTATCTCAGTCAAATCAAGTGGGAGATGTTAAGTTGATGTTTAATTTATGGTATAATTATAAGTATTAACCAT
Proteins encoded in this region:
- a CDS encoding XRE family transcriptional regulator, which codes for MQIGAKIKGLRLKKGLTQEELGERTDLSKGYISQLERDLNSPSIETLFSILEVLGSTPKEFFDDEVPEQKVVYTEEDQSTYTDEEKKYEIQWLIPTSNEKEMEPIFLTLAADGEFKHFEPSLSETFIYIVKGRIRLVLGDEQYIASEGNALYFDATDHHQIFNAHAAETKILLVATDSYL
- a CDS encoding ABC transporter ATP-binding protein, producing the protein MTTNSIIRFENVSKSFNDGTVVLKNINLELEKGKFYTLLGPSGCGKTTILRIIAGFTEPTTGEIYFHDKKINSVPANERQVNTVFQDYALFPHLNVFENVAFGLRIKKLPENEIKDRVTEALKFVNLAGYGNREISEMSGGQRQRVAIARAIVNDPEVILLDEPLSALDLKLRTEMQYELRELQQRLGKTFVFVTHDQEEALAMSDEIFVLSEGEIQQSGTPVDIYDEPINRFVADFIGESNIVPGVMIEDFKVEFAGKVFECVDQGMKPNEKIDIVIRPEDLEMTTIDKGKLVVKVDTQLFRGVHYELSTYDKDGNEWLVHSLKKAEVGTEIGLDFDPEAIHVMRLNETEEEFDKRLEAYGEDEDAN